The Festucalex cinctus isolate MCC-2025b chromosome 10, RoL_Fcin_1.0, whole genome shotgun sequence region GAAcctagacaaaaaaaagaaaaaatacattttcattttatattcaaATCGTGACAGTAAGTTAAACAATAATACTAAAGGCTAACAACATGTATTTGTCAGTTTATTAAACTTGTTGGTTTATTTACACTTAATGGCCACATTAGGTCGACCCTGCACAATCTCATTCCCATCCAATATAGAAGATGCGTGTATCAAcaactcaaacaaaaacaaaatggaatagCATTCAGTGTGATACAGTGCAGTTGTACACAACCACAATATTGACAGATTAATATTTCTTCAGTACCTCATTAATAGGGCCTACTTACACACTCTTTGAATAAcccaaaggtaaaaaaaaaaaaaagggaatgatTCCACTTTTTGGTGTATCCAATTAACCAAAAAAAGATGgctcaattaattattttttatttatttttttaacttagtctgaggaaatattctaatattttgagatggaatatttgagttttcgctgtaagccataatcagcaatattaaaacaataaaaggcttgcaatatttcaattgatttgtaatgaatccagaatgcatttttgcttatttaattgcattacagaaagtaatggactttatcacaatgttctaattttctgagacagtcctgtagaacaccaaaaaaagttttgttgcaGCTGTAGCGTCGTCACTAGGGACCTAGTTGCGTCATTGCTCCCCCCCACCCTTATAAAACTGTCAGCGCCTCTGCATCTCACCTGGAATGACACCCAAGGCAGGAGGACCCAACACCGGCTATTCCCCGAAAACATATTCGACTATCCACCGTTGAGCCTACTTCGTTGTCTTCTATGAATCTGGCAAACTACTCGTACTACTCTGGCATGTGCAACATGACCGCAGAGACGCAACACTCACCCGCGGAGGTCTGCAGCCCCGTGCAGGTGCTGTCCCCCAACGTCAGCCTGGACTCGCCGCTGCCCCCCTTAATGCTGCAAGCGCGCTCCAAGGACGGCGTCCTGATCAAGTCTGAGCCGCGGGGGACCAGCCCCGACGCCGACGCCGACGCCGACGACGACGGGGTCGCGCTGCAGGGCCAGACGGACCAGGAGCTGCACCTGCCGTGCACCGGCAGCCGCCGCAGGAAGAGGCCGGTGCAGCGGGGCAAGCCGCCCTACAGCTACATCGCTCTCATCGCCATGGCCATCGCCAACTCCCCCGAGAGGAAGCTCACCCTGGGGGGCATCTACAAGTTCATCATGGAGCGCTTCCCGTTCTACAGGGAGAACTCCAAGAAGTGGCAGAACTCCATCCGCCACAACTTGACCCTCAACGACTGCTTCGTCAAGATCCCGCGCGAGCCCGGAAGACCCGGTAAGGGCAACTACTGGACCTTGGACCCCGCCGCCGAGGACATGTTCGACAACGGGAGCTTCCTGAGGAGGCGGAAGCGCTTCAAGCGCACAGACGTGAGCACCTACCCGGGCTACATCCAGAGCTCCAGCGCCTTCACGCCCACCCCGATGGGAAGGCCTTCCTATCCGAACGCCTTGTACGCGGGGATCGGGTCCGGGTACGCGGCCTCCTCCCAGCACCCGGCCATGCTGCACTACCAGACGTCTGCCGGCGTGTGCCAAGCGCAGCCGCGCATGTTCAGCATCGACAACTTGATCAGCCCGCAGGCGGTCGGGGAACTCAACCCGCAAGCTCTGCAGGGGCTCGGCGGGGGCGACCTGGCCGCCATGACCTCCAGCTGCTCGGTCACCGCGGGGGACCCTTCGGCCTGTTTCCAGGCGCAAGCGGTCAACCAGTCGGCCAACATGCTGAGCAGAAACAGCGGGAACATCTCCTCCAATATGTCGTCCAACCTCACCCCGGCGTACCCGTACTCGTCCCCGGCCTCGCCTCCCAACCTGAGCGGCATGGCCCAGTCTGGTTTCTCCCCCGGGAGCTCTCAGGTGTACTGCCCGGGCAACAGGCTCTCTCTGCCGGCTCTGCGCTCGGGCTCCTGCGTGGAGCACACGGAGCAGCTGTTGGGCCTCTCGGGCCCCATGAACACTTACAACAATTCTTACGTGAGACAGGCCAACTTTGCATCGGGGTTGGAACGATACATGTGAAGGCTCGGACATTTGATAAAGATTCATCAAATATTGTCGTTAATATTTTAGCATAAATAGTTTTGATATGTAAAGGATCAAGCCTTgtgatagaacttttttttccaagccattcatatttttacacattccaTGAAGTCTTCTCGGAAATTTAAGTGTTTTACAAactttaaaattgtgttttcattACGTTTTGTgatgtttctatttttaaaacgCGTTATCTGTGCAGTAATctgaaataaatgcattttttttaactaaatgggCTCTGCACCTTTGACAGTTTCATTTTATGGTCACACAAATTGTTATATCGAGTTGATTCTTAAGATCTGCAATATGAGTGCGAGTTAAATTTCTTCTTGAGGTTCAGATTAGATGcattataataaaatacaaaacaaaattgaaatatAATATGTCATGTCACATGCATAAGTTTAAAACGTAGAATCTCTCAAACtttaaaaatgtctgaaatAAATGTCAACTTATTATACTGGAATTTGAGTTGACTTGTGTAGCAGTGTGTGGATGAGTTTCACAAACAGAAGATTTTACAAGTAATCATAAAGTCAGTGTAATTATCGCAATCGgcaagaaaataataaataatttaaaaatctgGTTAGGAGAAATTTGCTCGAGGAGGGgtgtgttgataaaaagggaaaca contains the following coding sequences:
- the foxe3 gene encoding forkhead box protein E3, translating into MNLANYSYYSGMCNMTAETQHSPAEVCSPVQVLSPNVSLDSPLPPLMLQARSKDGVLIKSEPRGTSPDADADADDDGVALQGQTDQELHLPCTGSRRRKRPVQRGKPPYSYIALIAMAIANSPERKLTLGGIYKFIMERFPFYRENSKKWQNSIRHNLTLNDCFVKIPREPGRPGKGNYWTLDPAAEDMFDNGSFLRRRKRFKRTDVSTYPGYIQSSSAFTPTPMGRPSYPNALYAGIGSGYAASSQHPAMLHYQTSAGVCQAQPRMFSIDNLISPQAVGELNPQALQGLGGGDLAAMTSSCSVTAGDPSACFQAQAVNQSANMLSRNSGNISSNMSSNLTPAYPYSSPASPPNLSGMAQSGFSPGSSQVYCPGNRLSLPALRSGSCVEHTEQLLGLSGPMNTYNNSYVRQANFASGLERYM